A stretch of the Vigna radiata var. radiata cultivar VC1973A chromosome 7, Vradiata_ver6, whole genome shotgun sequence genome encodes the following:
- the LOC106766519 gene encoding ABC transporter B family member 21-like: MSEDIDLNGDSERKQDLKRKSKDESAKTIPLYKLFSFADSFDHLLMFVGTVGAITNGISPPLMTLLFGNMINAFGGTKNSNEVVVEVSKVSLEIVYLAVGTCFASLLQLTCWMITGERQAARIRGLYLQTILRQDVTFFDKETRTGEVVGRMSGDTVLIQDAMGEKVGQFLQLLATSVGGFVIAFIRGWLLTVVMLSCIPLIVLAGAMVSLVIAKASSRGQEAYSLAATVVEQTIGSIRTVASFTGEKQAIDKYSQSLIKAYRAGVKEALASGFGFGSLSFVSTCSYGLAIWFGAKMIIEKGYTGGEVVTVMLAVLTGSASLGQASPSLSAFAAGKAAAFKMFETIKRKPEIDAYDTTGRQLEDICGHIELREVYFSYPTRPDELIFNGFSLSVPSGTTTALVGESGSGKSTVVSLIERFYDPQAGEVLIDSINLKEFQLKWIRQKIGLVSQEPVLFTCSIKENIAYGKDDATVEEIRASAELANAAKFINRLPQGLDTMVGEHGTQLSGGQKQRVAIARAILRDPRILLLDEATSSLDVESEKIVQEALDRMMINRTTVIVAHRLSTIRNADSIAVIHQGKIVEKGSHAELTNDLSGVYSQLIRLQEIKGSEQNASYDTDKIESPVLSGRQLSQRSSLRSISQRSAGVGSSGCNSFSESHVPPTISLDPAGRGSQALPATISSPPQVPLSRLAYLNKSEIPVLFIGTLAAVVSGLLIPIIALFVSKMISIFYEPVDELRKDSKLWALLFVAIGAVSFITAPCRFYFFGVAGGKLIKRIRKMCFEKVVHMEVSWFDEAEHSSGAIGARLSSDAAAVRALVGDALGLLVQNVATVVGCLVIAFEASWQLALIVLALAPLLGLNGYVQFKFIRGFSADAKKLYEEASQVASDAVGSIRTVASFCAEKKVMELYQKKCEGPIKTGIRRGIISGIGYGISFFMLYTVYACSFYAGARLVKDGKSTFSDVFRVLFALSMAAMGISQSGSLVLDSAKSKSAAASVFAILDRKSQIDPSDDSGLTLEEVQGEIEFKNVSFKYPTRPDVQIFRDLCLTIHSGKVTLNCTSILIN; the protein is encoded by the exons GTGTCTTTGGAAATTGTATACTTGGCTGTGGGAACCTGTTTTGCATCACTTTTGC AGTTAACATGCTGGATGATCACTGGAGAGAGACAAGCTGCTAGAATTAGAGGATTATACCTTCAAACTATTTTGAGGCAAGATGTCACCTTCTTTGACAAGGAAACTAGAACAGGAGAGGTTGTTGGAAGGATGTCAGGTGATACTGTTCTTATTCAAGATGCCATGGGTGAAAAg GTAGGACAGTTCTTACAGTTATTGGCAACTTCCGTTGGAGGTTTTGTAATAGCATTCATCAGGGGATGGCTTCTAACTGTTGTCATGTTATCTTGTATTCCACTTATTGTTTTGGCTGGCGCCATGGTAAGCCTTGTTATTGCAAAAGCATCATCCAGGGGACAAGAAGCTTATTCCCTAGCTGCAACTGTAGTAGAGCAGACAATAGGTTCTATCCGAACC GTTGCATCATTCACTGGGGAGAAGCaagcaatagataaatatagtCAGTCCTTAATCAAAGCTTACAGGGCTGGAGTGAAAGAGGCACTAGCTTCTGGTTTTGGGTTTGGTTCTCTCTCTTTTGTTTCTACCTGCAGTTATGGTTTGGCAATATGGTTTGGTGCAAAAATGATAATAGAAAAAGGATATACAGGAGGAGAGGTTGTGACAGTAATGTTGGCTGTTTTGACTGGCTCTGC GTCTCTTGGGCAGGCATCTCCAAGCTTGAGCGCTTTTGCTGCTGGAAAAGCTGCTGCCTTTAAGATGTTTGAAACAATTAAGAGGAAGCCAGAAATCGATGCTTATGATACAACTGGTCGGCAGCTTGAAGACATCTGTGGACATATAGAACTAAGGGAGGTTTACTTTAGTTATCCTACAAGACCAGACGAACTTATATTCAATGGATTCTCTCTTTCAGTACCAAGTGGCACTACGACAGCTTTGGTTGGAGAAAGTGGGAGTGGGAAATCCACAGTTGTTAGTTTGATAGAGAGATTTTATGATCCACAGGCAGGTGAAGTTCTCATTGACAGTATCAACCTCAAAGAATTTCAACTGAAATGGATCAGACAGAAAATAGGCCTAGTTAGCCAGGAACCAGTTCTCTTTACCTGTAGTATTAAAGAGAATATTGCCTATGGCAAGGATGATGCAACTGTTGAAGAAATCAGAGCATCAGCAGAACTAGCTAATGCTgccaaatttataaatagacttCCTCAG GGGCTGGACACAATGGTTGGTGAGCATGGAACTCAGCTTTCTGGGGGTCAAAAGCAAAGGGTTGCAATAGCAAGAGCGATTTTGAGAGACCCAAGAATCTTACTTCTGGATGAAGCTACAAGTTCACTTGATGTTGAGTCTGAGAAAATTGTACAGGAAGCACTGGACAGAATGATGATAAACCGAACAACAGTCATTGTAGCCCACCGTTTAAGTACCATAAGGAATGCTGATAGCATTGCTGTTATTCATCAAGGAAAAATAGTTGAAAAAG GTTCACATGCCGAACTCACCAATGATCTCAGTGGAGTCTATAGCCAGCTCATTAGACTGCAGGAAATTAAAGGGTCAGAACAAAATGCTTCATATGACACAGACAAGATAGAAAGTCCAGTGCTTTCTGGTAGACAATTAAGTCAAAGATCTTCCTTACGATCTATAAGCCAAAGGTCAGCAGGAGTTGGAAGCAGTGGTTGCAACTCTTTCTCCGAATCACATGTTCCCCCAACGATTAGCTTGGATCCTGCAGGCAGAGGATCTCAAGCACTTCCTGCAACAATTTCTTCACCACCGCAAGTGCCACTCTCTCGCCTGGCATATTTAAACAAGTCCGAGATTCCAGTGTTGTTTATAGGGACTCTAGCTGCAGTAGTAAGTGGATTATTAATACCAATTATTGCACTCTTCGTTTCCAAAATGATAAGTATTTTCTATGAGCCAGTTGATGAACTTCGGAAAGATTCAAAGCTTTGGGCATTACTATTTGTTGCAATTGGTGCGGTATCATTTATCACAGCTCCTTGTAGATTCTACTTTTTTGGTGTTGCCGGCGGTAAGTTGATCAAAAGGATTCGGAAAATGTGTTTTGAGAAAGTTGTTCACATGGAAGTTAGCTGGTTCGATGAAGCTGAACATTCAAGTGGAGCAATTGGAGCAAGGCTCTCTTCTGATGCAGCTGCTGTTCGAGCTTTGGTTGGGGATGCACTTGGTTTGCTGGTTCAAAATGTTGCTACAGTTGTGGGCTGTTTGGTAATTGCGTTTGAAGCAAGCTGGCAGCTTGCTCTTATAGTGCTTGCTTTGGCACCGTTATTAGGACTAAATGGCTACGTGCAATTCAAGTTCATAAGAGGATTCAGCGCAGACGCAAAG AAACTGTACGAGGAAGCAAGTCAAGTCGCAAGTGATGCTGTAGGGAGTATAAGAACTGTTGCCTCTTTCTGTGCTGAAAAGAAGGTGATGGAATTGTACCAGAAAAAGTGTGAAGGACCAATTAAAACAGGCATAAGGCGAGGGATAATAAGTGGAATTGGTTATGGGATATCATTCTTCATGCTTTACACAGTTTATGCATGCAGTTTTTATGCTGGAGCTCGACTTGTAAAGGATGGAAAATCAACATTCTCAGATGTTTTCCGT GTCCTTTTTGCACTCAGCATGGCAGCTATGGGAATCTCTCAATCTGGCTCTTTGGTCCTTGATTCTGCTAAATCAAAAAGTGCTGCCGCTTCTGTATTTGCTATTCTTGATCGAAAGTCACAAATTGACCCAAGTGATGACTCTGGATTGACGTTGGAAGAAGTGCAGGGAgagattgaatttaaaaatgttagttTCAAGTATCCTACCAGACCTGATGTTCAAATATTCAGAGATCTTTGCTTGACTATTCATAGTGGCAAGGTAACTCTTAACTGTACATCAATTCTGATAAATTAG